In Geotalea uraniireducens, the genomic window TGCACCTTCCGGATGAGTCTGCAGGAGATGGTCGACCTTGCCCGGGATGCTGGCTTCCGGCCGGCCCAGCGCACCACCCTCTACCGGATCGTGCAGGAGTTTTAGAGTTCTTTGCCGGCGCACGCGACGCCGAATGTCGATTGGAGAAATCATTGTCAGCTACTGTTGCCGTGCCGGAGATGCTTACTACTGCCGCCGGGGTTGCCCGGCTTGCCGGGCGTCTTGCCGAAGAGCCGCTGGTTGCCTGCGATCTGGAAGCCGATTCCATGCACCATTATCAGGAGAAGGTCTGCCTGATCCAGTTTGCCTTTCCCGGCGGTGCGGCGCTCCTTGACCCGCTTGCCGTTACCGACCTGGCATCGCTGGTGCCGGTTTTCGCCGCCGAATCGATCCGCAAGATTTTCCACGGCGCCGACTATGATATCCGTTCGTTGCATCGGGATTTTGCCATCGAGGTCAATAATCTCTTCGATACGATGATTGCCTGTCAGTTCCTCGGCGAGCGGGATTTCGGCCTGGCCGCGGTGCTGAAGAAGCGCTTCGGTGCCGAACTCGACAAGCAGTACCAGCGGGCGGACTGGAGCCGCCGGCCGCTGACGGCGGGAATGATCGATTATGCGATGAAAGACACCTCGCTACTCATCGCGCTGTATCAGCAACTGGAGGGAGAGTTACGGGCGAAGAACCGCCTGGCGTGGGTAGAGGAGGAATGCGCCTTGCTTGCCCGAGTGCGGATGGTGTCGCGGAGCGACGAGCCCTTGTTCCTCCGTTTTAAAGGGGCAGCGCGACTTGAGTCCCGGGCGCTGGCAGTCCTTGAAGAACTGCTCCGGTTCCGGGACCAACGGGCCCGGCAAGCCGACGTGCCGCCATTCAAGGTTCTCGGCACCGACACAATGCGTGAGCTGGCGGAAAAACGCCCGCAGAACCGGAGCGAGTTGATCGGTATTTCCGGGATCACCGACAAGGTGCTCGACCGGATCGGCGAAGGGATTCTGCGGGCGATCGAGAAGGGAAATGCCGTTCCCGCCGGGAAGCTGCCGGTCTATCCGCGGCAGGAACGCCGGAAACGGGGGCGGCTCGAAGAAGAGCGGCTGAAAGCACTCAAAGAGTGGCGTGAACGGACTGCATCTGTTTTGGGGATTGACACGGGAGTGCTGGCGAACAATGCGCTGCTTGAGCGCTTGGCGTATGAGGCGCCGCGGACCGTGGCGGACCTCGGGCAGGTCCCGGCCATGCGGAATTGGCAGCGGCAGGAATTCGGGGCGGCGCTGGTGGCCCTCATTACCTCCTGCCGCTGAAAAAGATTCTTTTATTTGTGCTGAGCCGTCTCTTCGGCTTCTCCGAAGAGGGCATCGAACTCCCGGGATGATAGTTCGTGCGGTTCCGGCTGTTTTTTTGCCTGGTTGTCCGCCGGGGCGGGTTTCTCCTCATCACCCCAGGAAAAGCTTGTCAGGTCGAATTCGTCGGCGGCTCCACTGCCGTCGGTCAGAGTTCCTTTCTCTTCACTCTCCCCCGAACCGAAATCCCAGGGAATACCATCCTGCTCAGACGCGTCCCCTTTACCGGCGTTGCTGCTGGCCGTTTCGAGCAGTGCCGCAAACGCATCGTCGGAAGGTTGTTCCTCGGCGGGCGGTCTTTGTTCTTCATCGTCGAAGGAAAAATCATCAAAAGCGGGTTCGGCGGCCGCTGCCGCGGGGGCGGCAGTATGTGGTGGAGCTGGCGGTGGTGGCTGGGGCAAACCGAGATCGAGGTCGGAGAAAATGTCGTCACCCTGCTTGACTGCGGCGGGCTGGGCGGGCATCTCCCAGGTGAAGCCGGTCGTCTCCCCGCTGGAGGCCGGCGCTGGAGGAGTGGGTGGAATAACGTCAGCCGATGCTGAAGTTTGGGCCGGCGTACTGGCAACTGCCGCCGGTGGAATAATGATGGCCCGGATACCGTGAGTTTGCTTGAAAGCGGTCA contains:
- a CDS encoding ribonuclease D, which encodes MSATVAVPEMLTTAAGVARLAGRLAEEPLVACDLEADSMHHYQEKVCLIQFAFPGGAALLDPLAVTDLASLVPVFAAESIRKIFHGADYDIRSLHRDFAIEVNNLFDTMIACQFLGERDFGLAAVLKKRFGAELDKQYQRADWSRRPLTAGMIDYAMKDTSLLIALYQQLEGELRAKNRLAWVEEECALLARVRMVSRSDEPLFLRFKGAARLESRALAVLEELLRFRDQRARQADVPPFKVLGTDTMRELAEKRPQNRSELIGISGITDKVLDRIGEGILRAIEKGNAVPAGKLPVYPRQERRKRGRLEEERLKALKEWRERTASVLGIDTGVLANNALLERLAYEAPRTVADLGQVPAMRNWQRQEFGAALVALITSCR